One Cardiocondyla obscurior isolate alpha-2009 linkage group LG11, Cobs3.1, whole genome shotgun sequence DNA segment encodes these proteins:
- the LOC139106715 gene encoding LOW QUALITY PROTEIN: uncharacterized protein (The sequence of the model RefSeq protein was modified relative to this genomic sequence to represent the inferred CDS: inserted 1 base in 1 codon): MSDSELELQRRVANNSWLHSQAARRALQPTPVRPLRVAINALNDIRNRVRRVLEYEDDPATESEESVNVITPREFDFGEIDDALLNRGDGNIARRTHNQILADTPSDISGISDRGEFSLTSYDSSVFDPAEIFANNLNTTREKMTHNYSLLDGAVGGVPEILIDREVNALRKLHTAMPNPTQRQERLLEQVLENLREMNSRIVRLERRPNESRETRGNQELIEGNGRPHGEVRNRPTEPVSTFKLKDARAIIPTVDGTNHAQTKEFLKACAYAARHVAREDTETLLEAVLCTKLKGAALLDFDARDITTFDQFLKEFEKTYLRKKGTSRLQTEMSSLKQKYGESATTYGLHVQKTAMELYEAMTDEEEMTSEQKRTVLKLIQRQALHYFHMGLTDDIKTMVRSQHFETLKDAIEGAVEEEKIRITKYKGTYEKTRTNETHEKPRSSNITCNKCGKAGHIARECRSNKHINGFNLPRAETRARINNTEKFCTHCRKPGHTRDECWSVNGRPDTRWQRKDNRQTIRTRQLPAINIAGTSRNRKETSRSKESGSESEEERQRPRVIRAAREYQVANIATKEVSNGLKLITLNVEQAKKGRLNLLVDSGATITLIKVGNLKEDTPIIEEKMALTGVTGHKINTIGKIRATIKIGRKNVKQKMYVVRDDFPTEYEGILGIDFLTKQRASCLHGKEQIVIDGVKFKLYPYEKYILPPRSETILRAITSQNQVGVINAEETKPGVFIGNCLVAPKDNECPVSVLNMTEEPMEIHTPQVEIEELRTINSAKVLTLNKRTDNETVQERSEKLMKQLRTDHLNKEEKRELEKICLHYCDIFYLEGDALTYTAAVKHEVNTPNENPPINSRPYRLPEKHKEEVNRQIDKMLKEDIIRQSSSQWNAPILVVPKKVDASGKAKLRIVVDFRKINEITIGDSFPIPNITEILDQLGNAKYFTTLDLASGYYQIQMKEEHKCKTAFSTPHGHYEFNRMPFGLKNAPATFQSLMNSVLAGLQGIKCLVYLDNVVIYGPTLEEHNKRLTSVFSRLRENNLKLQPDKCEFLRKEVLFLGHIITENGIQPDPAKINAVRNYPTPKKVKDIQAFIGLAGYYRKFIENFSKIAKPLTKLTKKGEKFEWGIEQQNAFEILKEKLTTAPVLSYPDFTRQFLVTTDASDYAIGAILSXGTVGEDKPIAYASRILNKAERNYSTTEKELLAIVWAVKHFRPYVYGTKFMIITDHKPLTWLFNVNDPGSRLIRWRLKLEEYTYQIVHKDGKKNTNADALSRNPIEETEINKIENKTKKYSEEEKMEILKEYHDCPLGGHQGVKRTINRIKLNHNWPGMNKEVEEYISKCEKCQKNKLSRKTKMPMVITDTPEKPFEKCALDIVGPLTVTNAGNKYILTFQDALTKFSKAIPVANQEAATVAKAFATKIIFEQGIPEKILTDQGTNFVSEMFKNICKLLKIEKIQTTAYHPKSNGALERSHRTLAEYLRHYMYKRRPNRLGRVGYTPFELVYGHQATLPTALATAPRKTYTYDDYAQELRERLRASNTIAKEHLKGEKEKSKTNFDKKTRERIFKIGDQVLLHDETVRRGRSKKLEAQWIGPIIITVTLGASDKPPEISSPYTVTQFVHEPGLYYENVGQLQLSDASWKLVIITKTQELKAQYEKLQKRVKDGEKACETYSGELLKDKCKYLAETVRSQNEKLITAIELLTTYEAQKTKRGLVDVIGTISKKLFGTMDADDEKVISEQLEILTKRQQTLQHVAKNQLKVINSSIGHIQELEETIKYHEKVITNATKLLSKKVDGVTGQVEMTEHFYILRMLITDLLTNVQETMEFIAQTKLGIKNTRMLPINKIIEELKEATAHLEEGTYFPFRINTKNWNAIEQYAEISAYSDEQMIVTIIRFPIVDDARYELKRVTPFPVLDKSNENIFKIIEIENEYIAVDRENNNYLTLKREDIRQCVNNNNIYICEQSIPVYHTRASAPCEVRAITEPAKKPDTCATREVASRATVWIAVSEPQEWIYSTTKEQTIEIQCRHRPSKKLEINRTGIVKLRTACRLTTTEMTIKTRNTIGESKIERHVPTYNLTNIETEQGEKTDPIIKKIEEISRDKVIKNPNELNKLGIELSRMDKQLDGNVILTNRIIMYTTGTSATIIAIIAIIVLAIVIVKLYKEKKNKVTEQIILPSEIKRRKKKETPSVKTPRPTVIQL, translated from the exons ATGTCGGATAgcgaattagaattacaacGCCGCGTTGCAAACAATTCGTGGCTACACAGCCAAGCGGCTAGACGAGCGTTACAGCCGACACCTGTACGACCATTGCGAGTCGCCATAAACGCGTTAAACGATATTAGAAATAGGGTACGCCGCGTGTTAGAATACGAAGACGACCCCGCGACAGAAAGCGAGGAATCCGTAAATGTTatcacgccgcgcgaatttgattttggcgaaatagacgacgcgttattaaaccgcggAGACGGAAATATTGCGCGCCGTACACATAATCAAATACTCGCAGACACCCCGAGCGACATTAGCGGTATTTCGGACAGGGGAGAATTCTCCTTAACGTCATACGATAGTAGCGTgtttgatcccgcggaaattttcgcaaataatttaaacaccACCCGTGAAAAAATGACACATAACTACTCATTGCTGGACGGAGCGGTTGGGGGAGTACCGGAGATACTCATCGACAGAGAGGTAAACGCGTTGCGAAAATTACATACCGCGATGCCAAACCCGACACAACGACAAGAACGATTATTAGAACAAGTACTCGAAAACTTGCGAGAAATGAATTCTCGAATTGTTCGCCTCGAACGTCGACCAAACGAAAGCCGAGAAACGCGGGGAAATCAAGAACTCATCGAAGGAAATGGACGCCCGCACGGAGAGGTACGAAATAGACCGACAGAACCAGTATCTACGTTTAAACTTAAGGACGCGCGAGCAATAATTCCGACGGTAGACGGAACAAATCATGCTcaaacgaaagaatttttaaaagcatgCGCGTACGCCGCGAGACATGTCGCACGCGAAGATACCGAAACGCTATTAGAAGCAGTACTCTGCACGAAATTGAAGGGCGCCGCGCTATTAGATTTCGACGCAAGAGACATCACGACGTTTGATCAATTCCTAAAGGAATTcgaaaaaacatatttgagGAAAAAGGGGACTTCGCGTTTACAGACAGAAATGAGctcgttgaaacaaaaatatggAGAAAGTGCGACTACATACGGACTACACGTACAAAAAACCGCGATGGAATTATACGAAGCTATgacggatgaagaagaaatgacCAGCGAACAGAAACGTACggttctaaaattaattcagcgaCAAGCGTTGCATTATTTTCACATGGGACTAACAGACGACATTAAAACAATGGTCCGCTCGCAACATTTCGAGACGTTAAAAGACGCGATAGAAGGCGcagtggaagaagaaaaaataaggataacgaaatataaagGCACGTATGAGAAAACGCGAACAAACGAAACGCACGAAAAACCGCGATCATCAAACATTACATGCAACAAATGCGGGAAAGCAGGGCATATAGCACGCGAATGCCGAAGCAACAAACATATAAACGGATTCAACTTGCCGCGAgccgaaacacgtgcgagaattaATAACACAGAGAAATTCTGCACACACTGCAGAAAGCCAGGACACACACGAGACGAATGCTGGTCGGTGAACGGACGACCAGATACGCGATGGCAAAGAAAAGACAACAGACAAACAATACGCACAAGACAATTACCCGCGATAAACATAGCTGGCACAagtagaaatagaaaagaaaccagccgaagcaaggaaagcggaagcgagagcgaagaagaaagacagagaccAAGAGTGATAAGAGCGGCAAGAGAATATCAAGTTGCGAATATAGCGACGAAAGAAGTGAGCAACGGATTAAAACTCATCACGCTAAACGTCGAACAAGCGAAAAagggaagattaaatttattggtggATTCAGGAGCAACAATCACACTAATAAAAGTAGGAAATTTAAAGGAAGACACACCGATAATAGAGGAAAAAATGGCATTAACGGGTGTCACAGGACATAAAATCAATACGATAGGGAAAATAAgggcaacaataaaaataggcagaaaaaacgtaaaacagaaaatgtacgTAGTAAGAGATGATTTCCCGACAGAGTACGAAGGAATACTAGGGATAGACTTTCTGACTAAACAACGAGCATCTTGCTTGCACGGAAAGGAGCAGATAGTAATAGacggagtaaaatttaaattatatccatacgaaaaatatatactacccCCGCGCAGCGAAACAATACTCCGAGCAATTACAAGTCAGAATCAAGTAGGAGTAATTAATGCGGAAGAAACAAAACCAGGAGTATTCATAGGAAACTGCCTGGTAGCACCAAAAGATAACGAGTGCCCAGTAAGTGTGCTCAACATGACAGAAGAACCGATGGAAATACATACACCGCAAGTGGAGATAGAAGAACTGAGAACCATCAACTCCGCGAAAGTGCTGACGCTGAATAAAAGAACCGACAACGAAACGGTACAGGAGCGcagcgaaaaattaatgaagcagCTGAGAACGGATCAtctaaacaaagaagaaaaaagagaacttgaaaaaatatgCCTACATTAttgtgacatattttatttagaaggtGACGCACTAACGTACACAGCAGCTGTCAAACACGAGGTAAATACACCAAACGAAAACCCGCCAATAAATAGCCGCCCGTATAGGCTACCAGAAAAAcacaaagaagaagtaaatagaCAAATAGACAAAATGCTGAAAGAAGATATAATTCGCCAGAGTAGCAGCCAATGGAACGCGCCTATACTGGTAGTACCAAAGAAAGTAGACGCGTCAGGAAAAGCGAAATTAAGAATAGTGGTGGACTtccgaaaaatcaacgaaataacgataggtgattcatttccaataccaaatatcaccgaaatactagatcagctaggaaacgcgaaatacttTACCACATTAGACCTTGCATCTGGGTATTATCaaatacaaatgaaagaagaacacAAATGCAAAACAGCATTCTCAACACCACACgggcattacgaatttaatagaatgccCTTCGGGCTAAAAAACGCCCCCGCAACGTTCCAAAGCCTGATGAACTCAGTACTAGCAGGATTACAAGGTATCAAGTGTCTGGTATACCTGGACAACGTCGTGATATACGGACCGACACTTGAAGAACATAACAAAAGGCTGACGAGCGTATTTAGCAgactaagagaaaataatctgaaactccaaccaGACAAGTGCGAATTCCTACGAAAGGAAGTATTATTCCTAGGacacataattacagaaaacggaatacaaccagatccagcaaaaataaacgcagtaAGAAACTACCCGACgccgaaaaaagtaaaagatatacaAGCGTTTATAGGTCTGGCAGGATATTACCGgaaattcatagaaaatttttcgaaaatcgcgaaaccactaacaaaactgacaaaaaagggagaaaaattcgaatggggaatagaacagcagaacgcattcgaaatattaaaagaaaagctaaCGACAGCTCCGGTGTTAAGTTACCCGGACTTCACGAGACAGTTCCTGGTAACAACAGATGCCTCAGATTATGCAATCGGAGCAATACTAT CAGGGACGGTCGGAGAAGACAAGCCGATCGCTTATgccagcagaattctaaataaagcggaacgaaattatagtacaacggaaaaagaactgctagcaatagtatgggcggtaaaacatttccgaccataCGTATACGGAACAAAATTCATGATAATAACGGATCACAAACCATTAACATGGTTATTCAACGTAAATGATCCAGGCTCAAGACTGATACGctggagattaaaattagaagaatacacatatcagatagtgcacaaagacggaaagaaaaacacAAACGCTGATGCACTAAGTAGAAACCCGATCGaagaaaccgaaataaataaaatagaaaacaaaacaaaaaaatattctgaagaagaaaaaatggaaatattaaaagaatatcacgactgtccattgggaggacaccagggtgtgaaacgtacaataaatagaataaaactcaaCCATAATTGGCCAGGCATGAACAAAGAAGTGGAAGAATACATCAGTAAATGCGAAAAATGCCAAAAGAACAAACTAagcagaaaaacgaaaatgccgaTGGTAATAACCGACACGCCGGAAAAGccattcgaaaaatgcgcACTCGACATCGTAGGACCATTAACAGTAACAAACgcaggaaataaatacatcctaacatttcaagatgccttaacgaaatttagCAAGGCAATACCAGTAGCAAATCAAGAAGCAGCAACCGTGGCGAAAGCattcgcaacaaaaataatttttgaacaaGGAATCCcagaaaaaatactaacagatcaaggaacaaactttgtaagcgaaatgttcaaaaacatatgtaaattattgaaaatcgagAAAATACAAACAACGGCGTATCATCCGAAAAGCAATGGGGCGCTAGAGAGATCACATCGAACTCTAGCAGAATACCTAagacattatatgtataaacggAGACCAAACCGATTGGGACGAGTGG GGTACACACCGTTTGAATTAGTGTACGGACACCAAGCCACACTGCCGACGGCACTGGCAACGGCACCAAGGAAAACGTACACATACGACGACTACGCGCAGGAACTAAGGGAACGATTACGCGCATCAAATACAATAGCGAAGGAACAtttaaaaggagagaaagaaaaatcgaaaacaaacTTCGATAAGAAAACAAGGGAAAGAATATTCAAAATAGGAGATCAAGTCCTATTGCACGATGAAACagtgagaagaggaagatcaaagaaattagaagcaCAATGGATAGGGCC AATAATAATCACCGTGACGCTGGGCGCAAGCGACAAACCGCCGGAGATAAGCTCACCGTACACGGTAACGCAGTTCGTACATGAACCCGGACTCTACTACGAAAACGTGGGACAACTGCAGCTATCagacgcgtcgtggaaattagtaataataactaaaacacaagaattaaaagcgcaatatGAAAAACTACAAAAACGGgtaaaagacggagaaaaagcgtgcgaaacatatagcggagaattacttaaggataaatgtaaatacttagCAGAAACAGTACGATCCCAAAACGAAAAACTAATAACagcgatagaattattaacaacATATGAAgcacaaaaaacaaagcgagGATTAGTAGATGTAATAGgaacaataagtaaaaaactATTCGGAACAATGGACGCGGacgacgaaaaagtaataagcgaacagttagaaatattaacgaaaagaCAGCAAACATTACAACATGTagcaaaaaatcaattaaaagtaataaatagttCGATTGGTCACATACAGGAATTAGAGGAAACAATAAAGTACCATGAGAAAGTTATAACAAACGCGACGAAGCTATTAAGCAAAAAAGTAGACGGGGTAACGGGACAAGTAGAAATGACGGAACATTTCTACATATTAAGAATGTTAATAACAGATCTATTAACAAACGTGCAAGAGACGATGGAATTTATAGCACAAACGAAATTGGGGATAAAAAACACGCGAATGTTaccgattaataaaataatcgaagaattaaaagaagcaaCCGCGCACTTAGAAGAAGGGACGTATTTCCCCTTtagaataaatacaaaaaattggaACGCGATAGAACAATATGCGGAAATAAGCGCATATAGCGACGAGCAGATGATAGTCACAATAATAAGATTCCCGATAGTAGACGACGCaagatacgaattaaaaagagtaacGCCGTTTCCTGTATTAGACAAATCGAACGagaacatatttaaaataatagaaatagaaaatgaatacATAGCAGTAGATagagaaaacaataattacttaacattaaaaagagaagatatcAGGCAATGcgtaaataacaataatatatatatatgcgaacAAAGCATCCCGGTATACCATACCAGGGCAAGCGCACCGTGCGAGGTAAGAGCGATTACCGAGCCAGCAAAAAAGCCGGACACGTGCGCAACGCGAGAAGTTGCATCACGGGCAACAGTATGGATAGCAGTAAGCGAACCACAAGAGTGGATATACTCCACAACAAAGGAGCAAACAATAGAAATTCAATGTAGACATagaccgagtaaaaaattagaaataaatagaacaggaatagtaaaattaagaacagcATGTAGACTAACAACAACagaaatgacaataaaaacaagaaacacgataggagaaagtaaaatagaacgacacgtaccgacgtataatttaacaaacataGAAACAGAACAGGGCGAAAAAACCGAcccaataataaagaaaatagaagaaataagccgcgacaaggtaataaaaaacccgaacgaattaaataaattagggaTAGAATTAAGTAGAATGGACAAGCAACTAGacggaaatgtaatattaacaaatagaaTAATCATGTATACAACGGGCACAAGCGCCACAATAATAGCTATAATAGCGATTATAGTACTAGcaatagtaatagtaaaactgtacaaagagaaaaagaataaagtaaccgaacaaataatcctacccagcgaaataaaaagaagaaaaaagaaagaaacgccgaGTGTAAAAACACCACGACCAACGGTGATACAATTGTAA